In the Ricinus communis isolate WT05 ecotype wild-type chromosome 3, ASM1957865v1, whole genome shotgun sequence genome, GATTGTACTATTCAAACTATTTATTGCAGATTCAGGTGCCAAAAGAGGGTTTGCCAATGGACCAGAAAAACCAGCAGAATGAATTGCTTCCAAAAGCAAGCCTTGAGGGTTTTTGGAAGCTTCACTAATCTCTGCTTTGACCTTTTGCAGCTGCACAAGATAGATTATCATTatataagatttaaaatatataattcaaataaaatttgcaGCATATAGATTAAAAGTTACGAAGATTTACTTGTTCTTTAACCTCCCAATCAAGAAAGACAGGATTCCTCACGCAATCAATAAGTAACTCCACCATCTCAGGAACATAAGTCCTCAGAGCATCAAAGGTGTACCCCATCTGCTCTCGAGATGCCGAGGCTTGCACAACACCCCCGATTGCCTCAACTTCCCGCACAACACGCAAGTGGCTACGATTTCTTGTGCTTTTGAATGCCATTTGCTCCAATAAATGTGTGGTGCCAAATGTGGCTGGAGACTCATAGATTGAACCACAGTTAACATATAACCCTATTGATGCAGCAGGATTCTGGCATTCAACAGAAACCAAGGAAAAAAGTGAGCAACTTCCTTAGTAAAGCCAAGACGCAACAGGTACAGCAATATTAGAGCAACTTCAGGAAAACCCCCTGAGAGTGGAGAACATGATAAAAgggaaaattaataattaaaaaaaaaaaacctaagCAAATTCATACATACCGGTGATGTTTGAGAGGCAATTTTCATGCCGTTTGAGAGAGTTGTAATCTTGGTTTCCCCAGGTGCAACATAATCAGGCAATGATGGAGGGAGTTCAACTCCTGGAAGTGGAAATTCTAGAGGCAAAGACTTGGACTTATCACCAAACAGCCAGCTAAAGATACCAACAGAGGGGGATGATTGTACAGCAGCAGCACTAGAACTTGCAAATCTGGCAGGCAACCTACAGACTGTACGATCCTGTTCACACAGTTCAATAGCTCATTTTGTACTCCAATAAACTTCTAACCTATAGGCCTCGTTAGGATTAAATCATTTGCAAGACTTCAATtcaaattgaattcttataaaatCATGTCACTTGCGGCatgttttcatttctttcaaaatgccTTTCCAGACATTTACTTATAGCAACTACGATCTTCCCAGACATTAGAATTAACTAaacaaaatccaataaaatcgAATATTTGCATTTTTTAGACTTTCCGAACACTGTGATATAGTAACACCTTCTGCTAATGTTTGTAATATGATAAACAAACGTATATTCTTATGTTTATccatttctcatatttttaattaccaaacaaatcaatatcaaattatttcacttaacaattttatttttttaaaatgtcaCTGAATTAAACAGATCTAGCACTGAAGCAATCACGTAATAGCAGATTAAACAGGAAATAATAATACCAATAATAAGTAATGCCAAATGTGCGACGATCATGATAGACAACATCGAATCTTAACGACATAGTAACTTCAAAATTAAGAGTTTAGAAAAGGCAAGAACTAACCTTGAGAGCCCTAAGGCGTGAAGCTGCAGTTCTGTACATGGTGATCGATCGATCAATTGTTCGTCTATCAAACCCTAGGTTGCACGGACAGGTGCCTTGGTTTTGACCGGATGATGCTGGAGTTTTGTTTGTTGAGTCTGTCTCTGCGCTATCACTATTGGGGTTTCAGAGCTGTGATTTTGGGCCTATGGTATGGCGGACACGAAAAAATAATCTGAACCGTCCATTGTCTTTAGAGCAAATATTTCCCGTTGATTTGACCATTTTAACACTTTTAATACctcttatttaaaaattaaatttaatattaactgcgtttaaattttatttacactTAATTTGTCTGttagattaattaatcaatctagGTAAAGGATTTAATcagtaaaagaattttaaaatattaaatgttaaattcaataattacttttatcatcaaaatagagtattttataaaacattttaatttatgttagtTTTAATGTGgaacaaattataatttaattattttagtacaTCGTGAATAAGATTTTAGGCATTGTTTAGaatatttatactttatttatttcatactagtatttctatattttaagataattataatttcagtttatttactattctattattttgataaatgtattaaaatcttatgataattatgagtttatgattttttattttctattaattgattatattgtttaagttattacgaaatataaaaaaacggTTAGacctatttttgttttatgtatattattttcttaagttGTAAAATTAATTCCTCTCTTGTAAAAATAACTTATGTGATGTATTAACggttatcttaatttttaattataatcgTAATTTTACCTTTAttcatataaaacaaaaaaatgataatataatttacGCGAAAAATCATGTGATATTTTGCACTGATTGACCTTGACCATGCCTTAGGTTGTTCGGCCGTGATGACCACCTCTACTAGTGTAACAATTGAGCCACCAATTAGGCAATTGGTGATGTTAAAAGGAATTGGGACATCAGTGcttcttatatataaaaagaaattaatgtcTAGTACTCCTGATATAGATAAGAACTTGCGAAACATTCCTTTTTCTCACCATCCATGACAATTATTTGGATCTTCCCAATTCAGCttttgctcaaattgaaagaAACCACAGGTGATATGCTGGTACGTTCTTGGCCCAGGGAAACTAGTGGTTTTGCATTGAACACATTAGCACGAAATGCTCGAGCAAAGAATTTAGGTCTCCACATGTGATGCAACTGGTTAGTTCTGAAATGCAAATTAATATTCCCGCGTACTTAAAATGGACAAATTAAGAATGGACCAAGCATATACAGAGCTAAGTCCATCAAGGAAATGCATGTGGGAGAATATTTTTCATTCTCTACGCAGTGGAATATGTACTCTAATATTGCTAGTGGAACTAATCGTTATTTCTATCTATATATATCACGGTGATTGGCATGTTTTAGTACAGAACatcttgttttacttttttcgATCGGACTTTCCGCGGATTCAACTTGTTATTATTCAAGATGCTATCCCGCATATATTCCTTCTTTTCTCATCCTTAGCAatggctatatatatatatatatatataaatacatacaAACAGAAGCCTGTCCGGAACGTACCATATATATCACAGCTTATTGCAAGCATGGTAATGATGGCAACCATAGTCACCGGCTCGCAATTGCCTGGACATTGTCATTGGCATTACAGACGAATGCCTGCAACTTCATCGACAAcaaaaaattgtaatattcAATGCTTATCAAGGGTACTTCAATCTGTATTGTCAGGAATAGGGTacttcaatttaattttgttctctttttgtttgtcTCCTGCAGGTTTCTCAAGGGTCGGTGCACGTCTTTTGAAAATCCCAACTGCTGAGCACGACTTCCCTTTTAAGCCGTCTCTTGGGGGTGGGCATATGCTCAATAATAGAAGACTTCATGTTACGTCTCCGGATGTATCGTCCCCAGGTCTCAAAGTGGAAATTCTTGACGCATTGGATGATGAATATGGTGGATGTGTTATTGATCCTAACAGCTTACCCTCTAGTGCTAATGCTTTCGCAACTTCACTTCGCTTTTCTTTGTCCAATTGGAAGTTGATGGTAAGGCACAAGAAGAATAGAGACACTCTACATCTAAGTTACTTAGAAGTTACTTACTGATTTGATCAAAGCTTACGTGAAATCTTTTTAGGGGAAGAAGGGGATTTGGCTGAAGATACTATCGGAGCAAGCTGACCTTATTCCGATCGCAATACAGGTAATGATTGAATAGTTACTTTTGTTTCAAAATGCAAGCAGCATATGTTTAATGCGCTATTGCTCTTTCAGGAGGGTTTCAGCTACCACCATGCAGAACCAGGCTATATTATGCTAACTTATTGGATTCCTGTCGGCCCTTGCTTGCTCCCTGGTAGCCCTTCTCATCATATTGGCGTAGGAGGATTTGTGATCAATGACAAAAGAGAGGTATTaatactacttttttttttcgcctttttcttttaaaagaaaagaatttcttctgtAGGCTTTTTGGcagtataattatataattttcacATGTTTTAGATTCTTGCtgtgaaagaaaaatgttcCTGTAGTTGCTCTGGATTTTGGAAGATGCCTACAGGATATATTAACAAGGTGATTGCTTATAATCACTTTCAcctgatttttaaattcaccTAAAGAACAATTACGATTCTCTTAATACTTGCAGTCTGAAGATCTATTCTCAGGAGCCATAAGAGAAGTGAAAGAAGAAACTGGtgtaaggaaaataaattctttgtaTCAATAtcagcatttttattttttttacttgtcCAATATACACCAACCCTTCTTGCTGTTTATAACTTGCAGTCGCCTTTTGCTCAGGTTGACACAATTTTCCTAAAGCTGGTTGCTTTCAGGTATACGATTCTTTACAATTCAGCAAGAATTGCCTTCTTATGCTTACTTTATTTGTCTGAAACTATAAAGCTCTTAAAAATTGAAACTCGGCAGACATGCTCACCTGGTGGCGTTTGAGAAATCAGATTTACTCTTCATGTGCTTGCTCAAACCACTATCTGATGAGATCACGATCGATGAGAATGAAATTGAAGACGCCAAggtaacaaaattattttattctcgACATGCCTATAGCAATGTTCTGTTTTACATTTTCCTGACATTGACGCTATGTGTAAATGATTGCAATGGTGTATACTATATGTGTTGATTCTAGTGGATGGGGCTCGATGAATTTATGAAGCAGCCATTTTATCAAGCGGACCATATGTCGAGAAGGGCAATTCAAGCTTGTGTTGCAGCTTATGAAGATCATTATAGTGGGTTCACTGCACACCAGCTGACCTCAAAACTCGATGGCAAATTATCTTACTTATATTACGATAACTCCAGCAGCTTTTAAGATTTGAGAATGTGATCAATGCCTGCCTTTATCGGAATCTTTTTCTACTGTTGAAGGTTGAAGACTCTGCTCCATTTATATGAGTTTAGACCATTTATAAAATAAGgtcatattaattatttgaaaatcttgggctcatatttttaaatatttcactCAGCTCCGCTCCGctcataatataatataataaaatataatatattcatttatattttaaaacttttcaaaTCTAAATAggattttttcaaaataaaataaaaaaaacaaaagaatatatatataaatatgtatatataaaagccttagttaagttattttcttataataaatgtaaaaatCTCTCCTAATgctaaaaaatcaaaaataaaaaacttctattttgaattttaatttgtaacctaagtttctaaaattgattacGGATGGAGTTGTATCcgataaacaaaaataaatatatatataaaaaaaagaaaagaattagcTGTTTGGCAATTACAAGCTTTAGTTTAAGTCTTAGTTAATCAGTTAAAATCAagtgaaattaataaattgtattgtttgatatttaaaataactccttatgtaaaattaaaaagttggggcagaaatcttcttcttttcacaAAAGAAAGTAATTACTGtagtattaataatatagTTAGATTATATTCTTTGAACCCAGTGAGATCTGAGTCTTAGGaaataatagataatttagtattttaaaagCAAACACTTATCTTATCATAATTCACATATAATATCATTATGTAAATTATGTCACTAATTCCAATTTATAATAGAGTTACTTACGTCAACATTCTagacttaaaaatatatgtttggCTTGTGAAACAATCAATTAAGTTAGCATGAATCGTATCAAAAGATTTCTTAATAATGCCCACAAATCgaaataatctttttatccATAGAAAATTCTAAGGCAGGCTTCCAGAACGGTGGTGACGAAGATGGAAGATGGGGTCCACATGTAGCCCCCATTTCCATGAATCTCGTGCGTACCTTCTAACAcctaaaaaagaagaaaatagttatttttcgAGTCTATGTTAGACGTCATGCAATGCATGTGACTTGCTTTGTTCAACGGGCTGCCTCTCTCTAAATGACTCCTCCACGCGTGTGACATGATGTATCATACACGtcctttctatttttcttataacgCATTACCaacattgttattattttaataataaatacttttttttatcttatttatattaatattttactttaaaataaatatctagtATTCAACTGAATACATATAATACAATAAGAATGTAATTAGTAATTTGTTGCATAAAGTTAGAAAAtcctattaatttattaactaatacattctgataaaaatataactactttattttaaaattaaggtTATCTATGAAAAATTTCTAGGAAAGCTTTCATTCAAAAAACACTAAAATTTACATCAATATTATAcgtatatatcaaaaataaatagatgtcacaatatttattttttgtgtcAAGATTTCaatgttttaataaatatatgtcacaatattaattcttatggaaaaattaaaattctaactctattttttctataaaatctaaattaaactattaatttatagttattatatactaacaaatttttatgttttgctAAATTTCAAGATTTATAAATTGActcattttattgttaaacTAAACTgtcttatttaattaataaaataaaataacttgaaaactttgagttattaaataaataaagaccTTTGTTGCCTAATAAGTTACAGCATAagtgaatttttaataatttttatccgctatttactttttatttattatttattaaataaatactataaaatccataaaatcatACTGAAATCATTTAGCAataccatttttcttttggagaaGGATGTATACCTttaatattactaattaatttgttaatggATATAATATCTAAATAGTTGTTGTTGaactcttttttaattataaacttGTATAGATTTAGACAACGACATTCTTCTTCTAAAGTGGGAAGctcacaattttttttaaaaaaaaaagaaaacgatttaaatataatatgtaaATTAGAAGTATTCATAGATCATGGTTCgatttatctaatttatacaaaaaaattaattaaactaatttcatcggtttataaataattatataaattaaaataaaagtaataaaaaatttatttttatttaatattcgGTTCCGTGCCATCtttatagttttctttttcttaaatcataatgaaactaaaaatttacaattctatttgatttaaaaaccAAAACTAATTCATATACATTTAAAACTATGGTTTTTAATTTGAACTAAATTGAATCATTTTGATCGGGTGGATTTGGTTAGAGTTTATGCAGCCCTGGTCTAAACTGTTTTTTTGCTGCATGATATGCTCCAAAAAGATAATGGAATCCTAGTTATTACTTTTACTAGTGGGCTGTGTGACATGCGATTTCATGTGTTTGCTGTTTTGAATGGCTGCCCATAATATTCAATATCTGGTCTGTCTTATCGtaaacattttattttgacaattaaatAAGTTGGAAGTGTGTCATTTTTGAATTCTAATGGTCAATTTCAACAAGTCAACACAATCTtggcacaaaagaaaaacccctttttatttatttatttatttatttttgttgttcgTAAATTTTCCAAATCCAAATCAACCCCAAAATTAAACTCCCCatctttagtaaaaaaaaattaagccAAAATTAGCCATTCATCATCTTTCAAGTATCAACCGCACAAATCACGGTTGTTTGTACCCTAAACTCCAGTATACCTGATAAATGATTATCCTAAATTTATTGCATATAATAATACGACAATACAAAAGCATAATAAATGTAGAGATTCTCTTCCAGCTCACCATGCAAATTAGCATTTTTAATTGAGTACCAGCAGTTTATTAACATCAGCAGCATAgcacattaaataaattaattcaaaatcacTAAACTATTAAAAGCTCTATATTTCATATCATTATTACAATTAAGATTTAAGACAGCGATCAACCATTCCGCCCGTATCCGCCATCCAACCAGACAAACTGTTGTCCTTTTTAGTTCTGACTGACCCGAATAGGCGATTTCTCGAATCCATTACCGGCAACTCTTGCTGCCCTGCCCCGGCCACTACTTGAAATTTGCCAAATGTATTACACCGAAAGATTAAAATATGgataagattttcttttttctttttataaagaaaaatcctCTAATTGTGTATCATATTTATGTGATAAAAGaaacatttttatataagagaactggatataataataatacaccACCATTTGCTTATCAGTTATCTCCCACGAATCAAACTGTGCCAAATAAGGcaaataattttcattttgtttttctttttccaagaatctagaagtaaaaaataaaataaaaattcaaccTTCCTTTTCCCACCTCCTGTCCTCCATCGATCCTTTCCACTCTTATTAGTCGGCCAAACAAAAACCACTGCTTAAAAAGTGAAAACAAGTTAATGGCCACCTGTTTCATTTTTGGGTTCTTATGAGTACCTTTCAAAACCAGGCAATCGCGAATACCATTAAACGctactcttcttcttttctttttttagaattgtattttcattttcttttctttggtcAACACTGGTTCCTATAAGTATGGATGGATTAGCTTCaacatttttttctaattattatacAGTTTTCTCTTCGGTGCATGGATTCAATCTTATGTCCTAAATATTCATCGTCGGTTTCTTCTTTGAATTATCGGTTTCTCGAAACTTCTACTTCCACGAATTTCTCTTCCTCGCTCAGTTTTACTTGTCATAATAATAGTAATCATAATTCGGGTTCGGGTTCTGGATTCGGATTATCCACTACAGCCGCTATGTCCAACGGCAACGGTATTTACAAACCTAAGATCGTTACCGGGGAGTACGGTTACGTTCTTGAAGATGTTCCTCACTTGACCGATTACCTTCCCGATCTTCCTGTACGTATCTTTTTaagcatttttcttttatagaaaCTTTATGTATCTGTACGGAAAATGTATACACGTATTGCTGgatcaatttataaataagaaaaatggagGTGAAAAGGATGAGAAAGTGAAAGTTCTGGATTCATTTGGATTTTTTTCCTTACTAAAAACGAGATGCTTAACTAAGTTAATCGTAATTGTTTGTtgagttatttattattatttttttctaaaatcatgCATTTCTTCGGCTAGTAAAGTGATAAAGGAGAGATTCTGTTTTTCTGGATCCTTAATAATTGtgactttttctttaatcagTCAAAAGCACATTATTTGTGACGATCATCATGGAAAGATGTATTTAACAAATAATCTGGAAGCATGATATTGTTGTTCCGTTTGTTTCGTTCACCTGCTGATTCTGTGTTTGACATTTATTCTGTTGTAGACTTATCCCAATCCTTTACAAGACAATCCTGCATATTCGGTTGTAAAGTAAGTCTCCCTCCCTCTTATTTGCTCTTTTGCTGTTTTTGTAACTCCTATTGTGAATTCTTGTTTACCACAGTGATTTTCTGATTTTACCAGGCAGTATTTTGTTCATACCGATGATTCTGTTCCCCAAAAGGTCAGCTTtccatataaataattgattaggCGAATAAGGATAATAAATGTGTTTTTGCTATAGTTTTCTCAATGACAGAGTTCAGTTTATTATTACTTGTGCTGTGTTGCTCGATTTTAGTTGTGGTCTAGAGATAGCTATTAGATACAGGAGAGGTGCTGAAAAACTAAAatgttattcttttgttttaattctgtgtttccttattttttagattgttGTTCACAAGGATAGTCCAAGAGGAATACATTTCCGTCGTGCTGGACCTCGCCAAAAGGTATGTCTTTCTGGCCTTTATACATAATGTGGAGTAATGCAGTATAACCCTAAGAAATTTGTTGGATGCATTTTCAGGTTTATTTTGATTCAGATGAAGTTCATGCTTGTATTGTGACGTGTGGGGGTCTCTGCCCTGGGCTCAACACTGTAATTAGGGAAATAGTTTGTGGCTTGTACCATATGTATGGCGTGAAGAGAGTGCTGGGTATAGATGTAAGTGACTCTTATGGCCTTTACTGCAATATAAGTTAAACTACATTGTTAATCTGTCTGTCTTCTCTCTTGCTTTATGCTTGTGactgttttgttttcttaattttcatcAATAATTTGAAGTGCTATCCTACCGGTTATCTGCATGGTTGCAATTGACATTGCTTTGTTCAGAAGACATGCCAAAATGTTTTCATATTGTCTAgtgttagtttttatattttaggatGACATTGTTTTGATGAGTTAATTTAATCTGTAGGGAGGATACAAGGGTTTTTATGCTCGAAATACCATTCCATTGTCACCTAAGGTTGTAAATGATATTCATAAACGTGGTGGAACCATCCTTGGGACATCACGAGGCGGCCATGATACTTCAAAGATAGTTGATAGCATTCAGGATCGTGGGATTAATCAGGTAGATGGCACTGTTTGTTAATATATTCTCTTAATTTAAACCAATGGTTGTTTACTCTTAGCTGTGTTGCACCTCAGGTCTACATAATTGGAGGAGATGGAACTCAGAAAGGGGCATCAGTGATATTTGAGGTAATTTACTTTTATGCGATATTAGCTGGAACAGTCTGCATCTTTGTTCCTCGGTAGATCATGATTTTTAGATGAATTAGAAGATACAAAACTTCAAGTGGAACATGCTATTAAACAATAAAGCTTACAAAAGGAGAATAAAGCCGAACATGCTATTAATTCCTTGGTTGGAAAGTAGAATCTGTCATATATAAATCTACTTCTTTTgccttcttttcctttttctcttttcttttcttgttgtAATTCTCTTAAAATCCTATTACATTGTAGGAAATTCGAAGACGAGGTCTCAAAGTTGCAGTTGCTGGAATCCCTAAAACCATCGATAATGACATTCCAGTGCGTACACTGAACTAGCCAAACTGCTGCAGTATTTCTGAGATAAACAGTGATTTTTATTTGACAATCTATGACAGATCACATTTTATATCTTGAATAATAAGACATTGTTAAAAAATTGTCTGATCATGACAGGTCATTGACAAGTCCTTTGGCTTTGACACTGCTGTTGAGGAGGCTCAACGTGCTATTAATGCAGCACATGTTGAATCTGAAAGTATAGAGAATGGTATTGGTCTTGTGAAGTTAATGGGTCGCTACAGTGGTAAGCTCCTATATGTTCCCAACTGCAGTTTAATTTAGCTCTTAAAGCGGCCTTATCTATTCCACAGCAAACATATTGAATTACATACAGATGGGCAGCATCATCTTATGTATAGAAATGAATATTAAAGCCTTTAATTCTAGGTCTTTCTACTACCTAGCTATCTACAAAATTAAGCTACTTCGATTCTTATGTAGGACTTGAAATTCTTGCTCTTGCATAAAAGACTCTCAGTCTAGCCATTTCcagttctttctttttttagagCTATGCTGTAATGATTTCATTTGGAGTTCTGGAATGAGATTTATTGCACGGTACAGGATTTATTGCAATGTATGCTACTCTTGCAAGTCGAGATGTGGATTGTTGCTTGATTCCGGAGTCACCATTTTATCTAGAAGGGGAAGGTGGACTTTTCGAGTACATTGAGAAACGACTCAAAGAAAATGGGCACATGGTCATTGTGATAGCCGAAGGTGCTGGACAGGAGCTGCTTTCTCAGCAATCAACACTGCAGGATGCTTCAGGAAACAAGCTCCTCCAAGATGTTGGGTTGTATATATCGCAGAGGATCAAGGTATTGGTTTTAATTTGAACTCTTTTGCCTTTATGTTCAAGTCTTATCACATAGAGACATGCAAGTCTTTTCAGCAAATTGATTCTTCTGTACGTTTTTTGCAGGACTTTTTTTCAAAGCAGAAGAAGATGCCTATAAATCTCAAATATATAGGTTGAAACAACAGTCAAACTGAAGAAGTTGATTTATACAAGCTTGTTGTTGACTaggataattaactattaTATCTTCTCCTTTTTGGCAGATCCTACATATATGATTCGTGCTATTCCGAGCAATGCATCTGATAATGTGTACTGCACACTTCTTGCTCAAAGTGCTGTTCATGGAGCAATGGCTGGTTACACTGGCTTTACAAGTGGTCTTGTTAATGGCAGACAAACTTACATACCCTTCTATGTGAGTTAATCCCTTAATCCCTTGCATGCATAAATGAAGGGAACTTCTTTTGCCATTCTTCTTTCTATCTTATTTGGGTGTAGCAGATCTGCAATAATTAGagtcttttaagaaatttggCGCTGTTGATATCCTTCTAGCTCTTCTTGTGATATCTGATTGTTTGACCACTTATATTACCTTCTCCTTCTcttccttcctttttcttaCATTTCTTTTACCTACAGTCTTTATCATCTTTTTCTTCGCATTTTTTT is a window encoding:
- the LOC8265119 gene encoding nudix hydrolase 8 isoform X2, encoding MVMMATIVTGSQLPGHCHWHYRRMPATSSTTKNCFSRVGARLLKIPTAEHDFPFKPSLGGGHMLNNRRLHVTSPDVSSPGLKVEILDALDDEYGGCVIDPNSLPSSANAFATSLRFSLSNWKLMGKKGIWLKILSEQADLIPIAIQEGFSYHHAEPGYIMLTYWIPVGPCLLPGSPSHHIGVGGFVINDKREILAVKEKCSCSCSGFWKMPTGYINKSEDLFSGAIREVKEETGVDTIFLKLVAFRHAHLVAFEKSDLLFMCLLKPLSDEITIDENEIEDAKWMGLDEFMKQPFYQADHMSRRAIQACVAAYEDHYSGFTAHQLTSKLDGKLSYLYYDNSSSF
- the LOC8265119 gene encoding nudix hydrolase 8 isoform X1; this encodes MVMMATIVTGSQLPGHCHWHYRRMPATSSTTKNCFSRVGARLLKIPTAEHDFPFKPSLGGGHMLNNRRLHVTSPDVSSPGLKVEILDALDDEYGGCVIDPNSLPSSANAFATSLRFSLSNWKLMGKKGIWLKILSEQADLIPIAIQEGFSYHHAEPGYIMLTYWIPVGPCLLPGSPSHHIGVGGFVINDKREILAVKEKCSCSCSGFWKMPTGYINKSEDLFSGAIREVKEETGSPFAQVDTIFLKLVAFRHAHLVAFEKSDLLFMCLLKPLSDEITIDENEIEDAKWMGLDEFMKQPFYQADHMSRRAIQACVAAYEDHYSGFTAHQLTSKLDGKLSYLYYDNSSSF
- the LOC8265118 gene encoding ATP-dependent 6-phosphofructokinase 3, which codes for MDSILCPKYSSSVSSLNYRFLETSTSTNFSSSLSFTCHNNSNHNSGSGSGFGLSTTAAMSNGNGIYKPKIVTGEYGYVLEDVPHLTDYLPDLPTYPNPLQDNPAYSVVKQYFVHTDDSVPQKIVVHKDSPRGIHFRRAGPRQKVYFDSDEVHACIVTCGGLCPGLNTVIREIVCGLYHMYGVKRVLGIDGGYKGFYARNTIPLSPKVVNDIHKRGGTILGTSRGGHDTSKIVDSIQDRGINQVYIIGGDGTQKGASVIFEEIRRRGLKVAVAGIPKTIDNDIPVIDKSFGFDTAVEEAQRAINAAHVESESIENGIGLVKLMGRYSGFIAMYATLASRDVDCCLIPESPFYLEGEGGLFEYIEKRLKENGHMVIVIAEGAGQELLSQQSTLQDASGNKLLQDVGLYISQRIKDFFSKQKKMPINLKYIDPTYMIRAIPSNASDNVYCTLLAQSAVHGAMAGYTGFTSGLVNGRQTYIPFYRITESQNKVVITDRMWARLLSSTNQPSFLCKDDIEEKKEEIAKVVKAEQPEKQLMDDGNCADDIVAKKEVSYM